Proteins from one Cicer arietinum cultivar CDC Frontier isolate Library 1 chromosome 3, Cicar.CDCFrontier_v2.0, whole genome shotgun sequence genomic window:
- the LOC101496613 gene encoding putative vesicle-associated membrane protein 726 isoform X3: MGQQSLIYSFVARGTVIIAEYTEFTGNFTGVAAQCLQKLPSSNNKFTYNCDGHTFNYLVDDGFTYCVVAVESAGRQIPIAFLERIKEEFSKKYAGGKAANAAAKSLNKEFGSKMKEQMQYCVDHPEEISKLAKVKAQVSEVKGVMMENIEKVLDRGEKIELLVDKTEDLRSQYC; the protein is encoded by the exons ATGGGACAGCAATCGTTGATCTACAGCTTCGTGGCTCGCGGCACCGTCATTATCGCTGAATACACTGAATTCACTGGAAACTTCACCGGCGTGGCGGCCCAGTGTCTCCAGAAACTTCCTTCCTCCAACAACAAGTTCACTTACAACTGTGATGGACACACTTTCAATTACCTCGTCGATGATGGATTCA CCTACTGTGTTGTTGCTGTTGAGTCTGCTGGACGGCAGATTCCAATCGCTTTCCTTGAACGTATCAAGGAAGAGTTTAGCAAGAAATATGCTGGGGGAAAAGCTGCAAATGCAGCTGCTAAGAGTCTAAATAAAGAGTTTGG ATCTAAGATGAAGGAGCAGATGCAGTATTGTGTTGATCACCCAGAGGAGATTAGCAAGCTTGCTAAAGTGAAAGCTCAGGTTTCAGAAGTCAAAGGAGTTATGATGGAAAATATTGAGAAG GTTTTGGACCGTGGGGAGAAAATTGAGCTTTTAGTAGATAAGACAGAGGACCTTCGCTCTCAG
- the LOC101496613 gene encoding putative vesicle-associated membrane protein 726 isoform X2, whose amino-acid sequence MGQQSLIYSFVARGTVIIAEYTEFTGNFTGVAAQCLQKLPSSNNKFTYNCDGHTFNYLVDDGFTYCVVAVESAGRQIPIAFLERIKEEFSKKYAGGKAANAAAKSLNKEFGSKMKEQMQYCVDHPEEISKLAKVKAQVSEVKGVMMENIEKVLDRGEKIELLVDKTEDLRSQVILVCGKQYC is encoded by the exons ATGGGACAGCAATCGTTGATCTACAGCTTCGTGGCTCGCGGCACCGTCATTATCGCTGAATACACTGAATTCACTGGAAACTTCACCGGCGTGGCGGCCCAGTGTCTCCAGAAACTTCCTTCCTCCAACAACAAGTTCACTTACAACTGTGATGGACACACTTTCAATTACCTCGTCGATGATGGATTCA CCTACTGTGTTGTTGCTGTTGAGTCTGCTGGACGGCAGATTCCAATCGCTTTCCTTGAACGTATCAAGGAAGAGTTTAGCAAGAAATATGCTGGGGGAAAAGCTGCAAATGCAGCTGCTAAGAGTCTAAATAAAGAGTTTGG ATCTAAGATGAAGGAGCAGATGCAGTATTGTGTTGATCACCCAGAGGAGATTAGCAAGCTTGCTAAAGTGAAAGCTCAGGTTTCAGAAGTCAAAGGAGTTATGATGGAAAATATTGAGAAG GTTTTGGACCGTGGGGAGAAAATTGAGCTTTTAGTAGATAAGACAGAGGACCTTCGCTCTCAG
- the LOC101496285 gene encoding laccase-17-like gives MGVSLFSSLTFPLFFLSLINFCTFELALAGITRHYHFDIRYQNVTRLCHSKTMVTVNGQFPGPRIVAREGDQLLIKVVNHVQNNISIHWHGIRQLQSGWADGPAYVTQCPIQTGQSYVYNYTIKGQRGTLFWHAHISWLRSTVYGPLIILPKKNVQYPFAKPHKEVPIIFGEWFNADTEAVIAQALQTGGGPNVSDAYTINGLPGPLYNCSKKDTFKLKVELGKTYLLRFINAALNDELFFSIANHTLTVVEADAVYVKPFETNTILIAPGQTTNVLLKTKPHYPNATFLMTARPYATGLGTFDNTTVAGILEYEIPFNTHHSAASLEKLPLFKPILPALNDTSFATKFSNKLNSLASAQFPANVPQKVDRHFFFTVGLGTNPCKNNKTCQGPNGTMFAASINNVSFILPTTALLQSHFFGQSNGVYAPYFPNSPLHPFNYTGTPPNNTMVSNGTKVVVLPFNTSVELVMQDTSILGAESHPLHLHGFNFFVVGQGFGNFDSNKDPKNFNLVDPVERNTIGVPSGGWVAIRFLADNPGVWFMHCHLEVHTSWGLRMAWIVLDGKLPNQKLLPPPADLPKC, from the exons ATGGGTGTTTCCCTTTTTTCATCCCTTACATTCCCACTTTTCTTTTTATCATTGATCAATTTTTGCACATTTGAGCTTGCATTAGCAGGCATAACCAGACACTACCATTTTGAT ATAAGGTACCAAAATGTGACAAGATTGTGCCACAGCAAAACAATGGTTACAGTGAATGGTCAATTTCCGGGACCTCGCATTGTAGCTAGGGAAGGAGACCAACTTCTAATCAAAGTGGTTAACCATGTGCAAAACAACATTTCCATTCACTG GCATGGGATTAGACAGCTGCAATCAGGATGGGCTGATGGACCAGCATATGTGACTCAATGCCCAATTCAAACAGGTCAAAGCTATGTTTACAATTACACTATTAAAGGCCAAAGAGGAACACTCTTTTGGCATGCTCACATTTCTTGGTTAAGATCAACAGTCTATGGTCCACTCATCATACTTCCCAAGAAAAATGTTCAATATCCTTTTGCAAAACCTCACAAAGAAGTTCCAATCATATTTG GAGAATGGTTCAATGCAGATACTGAGGCAGTCATAGCACAAGCTCTGCAAACTGGGGGAGGACCAAATGTCTCTGATGCCTACACAATTAATGGACTTCCAGGGCCATTGTATAACTGCTCTAAAAAAG ACACATTCAAGCTAAAGGTAGAACTTGGGAAGACTTACCTTCTACGTTTTATCAACGCTGCTCTTAATGATGAATTATTCTTCAGCATTGCAAATCACACCCTTACAGTTGTTGAAGCAGATGCAGTTTATGTAAAGCCTTTTGAGACTAACACCATCCTTATTGCACCTGGCCAAACCACTAATGTTCTTCTCAAGACCAAACCTCACTATCCCAATGCCACATTCTTAATGACTGCTAGACCATATGCTACTGGCCTTGGAACTTTTGACAACACAACAGTTGCTGGTATCCTAGAATATGAAATTCCATTTAATACTCATCATTCAGCTGCTTCACTAGAAAAGCTTCCACTCTTCAAACCTATTCTCCCAGCACTTAATGACACTTCTTTTGCAACAAAGTTCTCCAACAAGCTCAATAGCCTAGCGAGCGCTCAATTTCCTGCTAACGTTCCCCAGAAAGTTGATAGGCACTTTTTCTTCACAGTAGGCCTTGGTACCAATCCCTGCAAAAACAACAAAACTTGTCAGGGACCCAATGGAACAATGTTTGCAGCATCAATAAACAATGTATCCTTTATACTCCCAACAACTGCACTTCTTCAATCCCATTTCTTTGGTCAATCAAATGGGGTTTACGCCCCTTACTTCCCAAACAGTCCCTTGCATCCATTCAATTATACTGGCACCCCACCAAACAACACTATGGTAAGCAATGGAACAAAGGTTGTGGTTCTTCCTTTCAACACAAGCGTCGAGCTTGTCATGCAGGACACTAGTATTCTTGGTGCAGAAAGCCACCCTCTCCATTTGCATGGCTTTAACTTCTTTGTTGTTGGACAAGGATTTGGTAACTTTGATTCAAATAAGGACCCAAAAAACTTCAATCTTGTTGATCCTGTTGAAAGAAACACAATTGGTGTCCCATCTGGTGGATGGGTTGCTATCAGATTTCTAGCAGATAATCCAG GGGTATGGTTCATGCATTGTCACTTGGAAGTACATACAAGTTGGGGTCTTAGGATGGCCTGGATTGTTTTGGATGGAAAGCTCCCAAATCAGAAGCTGCTTCCACCACCAGCTGATCTTCCCAAGTGTTAA
- the LOC101495194 gene encoding laccase-17-like, whose amino-acid sequence MGVSIFSSLKIPMFLLSLINFGIFELALAGTTKHYHFDIRYQNVTRLCHTKSMVTVNGQFPGPRIVAREGDRLLIKVVNNVQNNISIHWHGIRQLRSGWADGPAYVTQCPIQTGQSYVYNYTIKGQRGTLFWHAHISWLRSTVYGPLIILPKKNVQYPFAKPHKEVPIIFGEWFNADTEAVIAQALQTGGGPNVSDAYTINGLPGPLYNCSKKDTFKLKVKPGKTYLLRLINAALNDELFFSIANHTLTVVEADAIYVKPFVTNTILIAPGQTTNVLLKTKPHYPNATFLMTARPYATGLGTFDNTTVAGILEYEIPSNTHHSAASLETLPLFKPVLPALNDTSFATKFTNKLRSLASAQFPANVPQKIDRHFFFTVGLGTNPCKSNQTCQGPNGTMFAASINNVSFTTPTTALLQSHFFGQSNGVYAPYFPTSPLHPFNYTGTPPNNTMVSNGTKVVVLPFNTSVELVMQDTSILGAESHPLHLHGFNFFVVGQGFGNFDKNKDPKKFNLVDPVERNTVGVPSGGWVAIRFQADNPGAWFMHCHLEVHTSWGLKMAWIVLDGKLPNQKLLPPPADLPKC is encoded by the exons atgggtgTTTCTATTTTTTCATCACTTAAAATCCCAATGTTCCTTTTGTCATTGATCAATTTTGGTATATTTGAGCTTGCATTAGCAGGCACTACCAAACACTACCATTTTGAT ATAAGGTACCAAAATGTGACAAGATTGTGCCACACAAAAAGCATGGTTACAGTGAATGGTCAATTTCCGGGACCTCGAATTGTGGCTAGAGAAGGAGACCGTCTTCTTATCAAAGTGGTTAACAATGTGCAGAACAACATCTCTATTCATTG GCATGGCATTCGACAGCTTCGATCAGGATGGGCTGATGGACCAGCATATGTGACTCAATGCCCAATCCAAACAGGTCAAAGCTATGTTTACAATTACACCATTAAAGGCCAAAGAGGAACACTCTTTTGGCATGCTCACATTTCTTGGTTAAGATCAACAGTCTATGGTCCACTCATCATACTTCCCAAGAAAAATGTTCAATATCCTTTTGCAAAACCTCACAAAGAAGTTCCAATCATATTTG GAGAATGGTTCAATGCAGATACTGAGGCAGTCATAGCACAAGCCCTGCAAACTGGGGGAGGACCAAATGTCTCTGATGCCTACACAATTAATGGACTTCCAGGGCCATTGTATAACTGCTCTAAAAAAG ATACATTCAAGCTAAAAGTGAAGCCTGGAAAAACTTACCTTTTACGTTTGATCAATGCTGCGCTCAATGATGAGTTATTCTTCAGCATTGCAAATCACACCCTTACAGTTGTTGAAGCAGATGCAATTTATGTAAAACCCTTTGTGACAAATACCATCCTTATTGCTCCTGGCCAAACCACTAATGTTCTTCTCAAGACCAAACCTCACTATCCCAATGCAACATTCTTAATGACTGCTAGACCATATGCCACTGGCCTTGGAACTTTTGACAACACAACAGTTGCTGGTATCCTAGAATATGAAATCCCATCTAATACTCATCATTCAGCTGCTTCACTAGAAACACTTCCACTATTCAAGCCTGTTCTCCCAGCACTTAATGACACTTCTTTTGCAACAAAGTTCACCAACAAACTTCGTAGCCTAGCAAGTGCCCAATTTCCAGCTAATGTTCCCCAGAAAATTGATAGGCACTTTTTCTTCACAGTAGGCCTTGGTACCAATCCATGCAAAAGCAACCAAACTTGTCAGGGACCCAATGGAACAATGTTTGCAGCATCAATAAACAATGTATCCTTCACAACCCCAACAACTGCCCTTCTTCAATCCCATTTCTTTGGGCAATCTAATGGAGTCTATGCCCCTTACTTCCCAACTAGTCCCTTGCATCCATTCAATTATACTGGAACCCCACCAAACAACACTATGGTGAGCAATGGAACAAAGGTTGTGGTTCTTCCTTTCAACACAAGCGTCGAGCTTGTCATGCAGGACACTAGTATTCTTGGTGCAGAAAGTCACCCTCTCCATTTGCATGGCTTTAACTTCTTTGTTGTTGGACAAGGATTTGGTaactttgataaaaataaagaccCAAAAAAGTTCAATCTTGTTGACCCTGTTGAAAGAAACACAGTTGGTGTCCCATCTGGTGGATGGGTTGCTATCAGATTCCAAGCAGATAATCCAG GGGCATGGTTCATGCATTGTCATTTGGAAGTACATACAAGTTGGGGTCTTAAGATGGCATGGATTGTCTTGGATGGAAAGCTCCCAAATCAGAAGCTGCTTCCACCACCAGCTGATCTTCCCAAGTGTTAA
- the LOC101495517 gene encoding uncharacterized protein isoform X1, translated as MAECVTSPLCVKLHMQRSPFTERAFSHQTANFKTFRRKYSRNGREFFHFFTKKTFKPSVFGSADLKITHRLRALPLNCIGIGALVDFDGTAASNLVPVVNQALLLGSILLTYMAGVIPVDKSYTSDQKINSGKNVLRESSDISGSAVKQNDQVESKYVLDVVREKLLNSLNALEKEDYAGDIILQSAKRPLSLNAVAEGPKLRLLWTSFQQVEEEVNNISSVSTSVGMNDLLKVFSEVIQRSCHSICATWLEKEFFLLKGNTDKEFVAMILEKVKGDNVIVQNITRSGKKDLYSELLCYLTFGLLRDDSCYDSSIFATHGVSVLEDLVIALADGVASLYLEFISVDSDVSSKTNSLDVSFCALSTRELQKLRNEVALNQWLYHNMDTVVSMYEDRFDLCTLESQPIDLPDSSQTEQQCWWKNLIQQHSKTMSHELHYIEINHFSMPIKRTKELRALTGWRYYFSLLLELSDITMPIVRKVIDKASEAISFFLVSLIGRSLGLIYTGIRQSLRWK; from the exons ATGGCAGAATGTGTGACCTCCCCATTATGTGTTAAGTTGCATATGCAGAGAAGCCCTTTTACAGAGAGAGCCTTTTCGCATCAGACCGCCAATTTCAAGACTTTTCGAAG AAAGTATTCTAGAAATGGACGTGAATTTTTTCACTTCTTTACAAAGAAAACATTCAAGCCAAGTGTATTTGGGTCTGCAGATTTAAAAATTACTCACCGTCTTCGGGCACTCCCTTTAAACTGCATTGGCATTGGAGCTTTGGTTGACTTTGATGGTACAGCGGCTTCTAATTTGGTGCCAGTTGTTAATCAGGCTCTTTTGTTGGGTAGTATATTGCTTACTTATATGGCTGGAGTAATTCCTGTTGACAAATCTTATACCAGTGATCAGAAGATCAATTCTGGCAAAAATGTGTTACGTGAGAGCTCAGACATTTCTGGTAG TGCAGTGAAGCAAAATGATCAAGTTGAGTCAAAGTATGTATTAGATGTGGTGAGAGAAAAACTTTTAAATTCACTAAATGCATTAGAGAAAGAGGATTATGCGGGGGACATCATCCTTCAATCTGCAAAGAGACCACTGAGTTTAAATGCTGTTGCCGAGGGTCCAAAGTTAAGGTTACTATGGACTTCTTTTCAGCAAGTTGAGGAAGAG GTTAATAATATTTCAAGTGTTTCCACATCTGTTGGTATGAATGATCTACTCAAAGTTTTTTCTGAAGTTATTCAAAGATCCTGTCATTCTATATGTGCTACATGGCTGGAAAAggaattttttcttctaaaaggCAACACTGACAAG GAATTTGTTGCTATGATACTTGAAAAAGTTAAAGGGGATAATGTAATTGTACAGAACATTACAAGGTCTGGCAAGAAAGACCTGTATTCAGAATTACTTTGTTATCTTACTTTTGGTTTGctcag GGACGATTCCTGTTATGATTCCAGTATATTTGCTACTCATGGTGTGTCCGTATTAGAAGATTTAGTGATAGCTCTGGCAGATGGGGTTGCAAGCCTCTATCTGGAATTTATATCTGTTGATAGTGATGTGTCAAGTAAAACAAATAGCTTGGACGTGTCATTTTGTGCTTTGTCCACCAGAGAACTCCAAAAATTACGTAATGAG GTGGCTTTGAACCAGTGGTTGTACCACAACATGGACACAGTTGTGTCAATGTATGAGGATCGCTTCGACTTGTGTACACTTGAGAGCCAACCCATCGATCTACCAGACAGCAGTCAGACTGAACAACAATGTTGGTGGAAGAATCTTATCCAGCAACATTCAAAAACCATGTCACAtgaattacattatattgagaTAAATCATTTCTCAATGCCCATAAAACGGACCAAGGAATTAAGAGCCCTGACAGGATG GCGATATTACTTCAGCCTTCTCCTTGAGTTGTCTGACATCACCATGCCAATTGTTAGAAAAGTTATTGATAAAGCAAGTGAAGCTATCTCATTCTTTTTGGTTAGCTTGATTGGCAGGTCTTTAGGACTCATTTATACAGGCATTAGGCAGTCCCTTAGATGGAAGTGA
- the LOC101495517 gene encoding uncharacterized protein isoform X2 translates to MAECVTSPLCVKLHMQRSPFTERAFSHQTANFKTFRRKYSRNGREFFHFFTKKTFKPSVFGSADLKITHRLRALPLNCIGIGALVDFDGTAASNLVPVVNQALLLGSILLTYMAGVIPVDKSYTSDQKINSGKNVLRESSDISGSAVKQNDQVESKYVLDVVREKLLNSLNALEKEDYAGDIILQSAKRPLSLNAVAEGPKLRLLWTSFQQVEEEVNNISSVSTSVGMNDLLKVFSEVIQRSCHSICATWLEKEFFLLKGNTDKEFVAMILEKVKGDNVIVQNITRSGKKDLYSELLCYLTFGLLRDDSCYDSSIFATHGVSVLEDLVIALADGVASLYLEFISVDSDVSSKTNSLDVSFCALSTRELQKLRNEVALNQWLYHNMDTVVSMYEDRFDLCTLESQPIDLPDSSQTEQQCWWKNLIQQHSKTMSHELHYIEINHFSMPIKRTKELRALTGCWKCKLVLQSYNLTCILHVQHKHL, encoded by the exons ATGGCAGAATGTGTGACCTCCCCATTATGTGTTAAGTTGCATATGCAGAGAAGCCCTTTTACAGAGAGAGCCTTTTCGCATCAGACCGCCAATTTCAAGACTTTTCGAAG AAAGTATTCTAGAAATGGACGTGAATTTTTTCACTTCTTTACAAAGAAAACATTCAAGCCAAGTGTATTTGGGTCTGCAGATTTAAAAATTACTCACCGTCTTCGGGCACTCCCTTTAAACTGCATTGGCATTGGAGCTTTGGTTGACTTTGATGGTACAGCGGCTTCTAATTTGGTGCCAGTTGTTAATCAGGCTCTTTTGTTGGGTAGTATATTGCTTACTTATATGGCTGGAGTAATTCCTGTTGACAAATCTTATACCAGTGATCAGAAGATCAATTCTGGCAAAAATGTGTTACGTGAGAGCTCAGACATTTCTGGTAG TGCAGTGAAGCAAAATGATCAAGTTGAGTCAAAGTATGTATTAGATGTGGTGAGAGAAAAACTTTTAAATTCACTAAATGCATTAGAGAAAGAGGATTATGCGGGGGACATCATCCTTCAATCTGCAAAGAGACCACTGAGTTTAAATGCTGTTGCCGAGGGTCCAAAGTTAAGGTTACTATGGACTTCTTTTCAGCAAGTTGAGGAAGAG GTTAATAATATTTCAAGTGTTTCCACATCTGTTGGTATGAATGATCTACTCAAAGTTTTTTCTGAAGTTATTCAAAGATCCTGTCATTCTATATGTGCTACATGGCTGGAAAAggaattttttcttctaaaaggCAACACTGACAAG GAATTTGTTGCTATGATACTTGAAAAAGTTAAAGGGGATAATGTAATTGTACAGAACATTACAAGGTCTGGCAAGAAAGACCTGTATTCAGAATTACTTTGTTATCTTACTTTTGGTTTGctcag GGACGATTCCTGTTATGATTCCAGTATATTTGCTACTCATGGTGTGTCCGTATTAGAAGATTTAGTGATAGCTCTGGCAGATGGGGTTGCAAGCCTCTATCTGGAATTTATATCTGTTGATAGTGATGTGTCAAGTAAAACAAATAGCTTGGACGTGTCATTTTGTGCTTTGTCCACCAGAGAACTCCAAAAATTACGTAATGAG GTGGCTTTGAACCAGTGGTTGTACCACAACATGGACACAGTTGTGTCAATGTATGAGGATCGCTTCGACTTGTGTACACTTGAGAGCCAACCCATCGATCTACCAGACAGCAGTCAGACTGAACAACAATGTTGGTGGAAGAATCTTATCCAGCAACATTCAAAAACCATGTCACAtgaattacattatattgagaTAAATCATTTCTCAATGCCCATAAAACGGACCAAGGAATTAAGAGCCCTGACAGGATG CTGGAAGTGCAAGTTGGTGTTGCAAAGTTATAATTTGACATGTATTCTACATGTGCAACACAAGCATTTATAG